Proteins from one Pseudomonas grandcourensis genomic window:
- a CDS encoding 3-hydroxybutyryl-CoA dehydrogenase, with translation MNAALPQVSVVGAGRMGEGIALAFIHAGLPVTLIDIKDRAEDERHGYFERVHNNIRSELQMLVRLGVLEGDQADTALARLTLQSRSEAAEALRRCDLVFEAVPEVIAVKQETFAWVSEHVPASTIIASTTSTFLVTELSEMVSTPARFVNAHWLNPAYLMPLVEVSRSEATCPQVVERLLQLLKRIGKVPVVCNPVAGYIVPRIQALVMNEAARMVEEGVASAEDIDTAVRVGFGLRFSVLGLLEFIDWGGGDILYYASRYLSGALSPRFESPQVIADNMQNGRNGLRDGQGFYDYRDIDVDAYKQQRLGDFVRKLELSGLTPAFDGALKQA, from the coding sequence ATGAACGCCGCGCTACCCCAAGTCAGCGTGGTCGGTGCCGGCCGGATGGGCGAGGGCATTGCCCTGGCGTTCATCCATGCGGGCCTGCCGGTCACCCTCATCGATATCAAGGATCGCGCCGAGGATGAGCGGCATGGCTACTTCGAGCGTGTGCACAACAACATCCGCAGCGAACTGCAGATGCTGGTACGCCTTGGTGTGCTCGAGGGAGATCAGGCGGACACTGCGTTAGCCCGGCTGACGCTGCAATCCAGATCCGAGGCCGCTGAGGCATTGCGCCGGTGCGACCTGGTGTTCGAAGCGGTACCGGAAGTCATCGCGGTCAAGCAGGAGACCTTCGCCTGGGTCAGCGAGCATGTCCCGGCTTCGACCATCATCGCCTCGACGACGTCGACATTCCTGGTCACCGAGTTGAGCGAAATGGTCAGTACGCCTGCGCGCTTCGTGAACGCGCACTGGCTCAATCCCGCGTACCTGATGCCGCTGGTGGAAGTCAGCCGCAGCGAAGCGACCTGTCCGCAGGTGGTCGAACGGCTGCTGCAACTGCTCAAGCGCATCGGCAAGGTGCCCGTGGTGTGCAATCCGGTGGCTGGCTACATCGTGCCGCGCATTCAGGCATTGGTCATGAACGAAGCCGCACGGATGGTGGAAGAGGGCGTGGCCAGCGCGGAAGATATCGACACCGCGGTGCGCGTCGGCTTTGGTTTGCGCTTCTCGGTACTGGGCCTGCTTGAGTTCATCGACTGGGGCGGCGGCGACATTTTGTACTACGCCTCGCGCTACCTGAGTGGCGCGCTGTCACCGCGCTTCGAATCGCCGCAGGTGATTGCCGACAACATGCAAAACGGCCGCAATGGCTTGCGCGATGGCCAGGGCTTCTACGACTACCGTGACATCGACGTGGACGCCTACAAGCAGCAGCGTCTCGGCGACTTTGTCCGCAAGCTGGAGTTGTCGGGGCTGACGCCTGCGTTCGATGGCGCCTTGAAGCAGGCCTGA
- a CDS encoding NAD/NADP octopine/nopaline dehydrogenase family protein — protein sequence MNITVLGGGHGCYAAAVEMAEKGHQTRLWRRDSAALKELLAIGSLTIKDYKGTRKLSVGQQGDKLSFTDDLAEALADAQLVIIPLPSTSHEDLAKHVAPHLHDGQVVFLPPGTFGSFVFAKAMADAGNRSKVAFAETGTLPYLVRKHGASDLVISGYATRLPTGVFPSNLSEHAFAVLREAYPSVEPIEDALSGALMNAGPIIHPPLIMMNAGPLEHFEAWDIHNEGTQPSIRRVTNQLDAERMAVREALTYGAPHFPLADHYNTTEGDEWMYGRGAHGKLTDSGDWREDIDLQKHRYMLEDTRLGLSFLVSVGRWAGVPTPVAQGLLSIASVVAGRDLYAEGRTLENLGLATLSRAQMTELLTKGYN from the coding sequence ATGAATATTACCGTGCTGGGTGGTGGTCACGGCTGTTACGCCGCTGCTGTCGAAATGGCTGAAAAGGGGCACCAGACCCGCCTGTGGCGTCGAGACTCCGCCGCGCTCAAGGAGCTGTTGGCCATCGGCAGCCTGACCATCAAGGACTACAAGGGCACTCGCAAATTGTCCGTCGGCCAGCAAGGCGACAAGCTCTCGTTCACCGACGACCTGGCCGAAGCCCTGGCCGACGCGCAACTGGTGATCATCCCGCTGCCGTCGACCTCCCACGAAGACCTGGCCAAACATGTGGCGCCGCACCTGCACGACGGTCAGGTGGTGTTCCTGCCGCCGGGCACTTTCGGCAGCTTCGTGTTCGCCAAGGCCATGGCCGATGCGGGCAACCGGAGCAAAGTCGCCTTCGCTGAAACCGGTACGCTGCCGTACCTGGTCCGCAAACATGGTGCCAGCGACCTGGTGATCAGCGGCTACGCCACCCGCCTGCCGACTGGCGTATTCCCCAGCAACCTGTCCGAGCATGCTTTCGCGGTGCTGCGTGAAGCCTACCCAAGCGTCGAACCGATTGAAGACGCCCTGAGCGGTGCGCTGATGAACGCCGGCCCCATCATCCATCCGCCGCTGATCATGATGAACGCCGGTCCCCTGGAGCATTTCGAGGCCTGGGACATTCACAACGAAGGCACCCAACCGTCGATTCGTCGCGTGACCAACCAGTTGGATGCCGAGCGCATGGCCGTGCGTGAAGCACTGACCTACGGCGCGCCGCACTTCCCGCTGGCTGACCACTACAACACCACCGAAGGCGACGAGTGGATGTACGGTCGCGGTGCCCATGGCAAGCTGACCGACAGCGGCGACTGGCGCGAAGACATCGACTTGCAGAAGCACCGCTACATGCTCGAAGACACCCGTTTGGGCCTGTCTTTCCTGGTGTCCGTCGGTCGTTGGGCCGGTGTGCCGACTCCGGTGGCGCAGGGCTTGCTGAGCATTGCCTCGGTCGTCGCCGGTCGTGATCTCTATGCGGAGGGTCGCACCCTGGAAAACCTCGGTCTGGCCACGCTGAGTCGGGCGCAGATGACCGAACTGCTGACCAAGGGCTACAACTGA
- a CDS encoding EthD domain-containing protein, with protein MEKVIYLLWRDTQVSPDTFAHRLRSEVAGQLQALGARGVQLNLADADVQPATGLRQENNRPLPDGSLSLWLDSANGPARRPFDNLISAATARMAAYLVCESVAIANTRFPATPGERTHGFAQLALLARPPRLTPEAWLDIWRNHHTAVAVDTQANFQYVQNLVVSALTHGAPRIDAIVEECFPPAAMTDPMAFFDAAGDEAKFQRNLAAMMDSCSRFIDFDKIDILPTSQYCL; from the coding sequence ATGGAAAAAGTCATCTATCTGCTGTGGCGTGATACCCAAGTCAGTCCTGATACCTTCGCCCATCGCCTGCGCAGCGAGGTTGCCGGGCAATTGCAGGCACTCGGTGCCCGAGGTGTGCAATTGAACCTGGCCGATGCCGATGTGCAGCCAGCCACCGGCCTGCGCCAGGAAAACAACCGACCATTGCCCGATGGCAGCCTGTCGCTGTGGCTGGACAGTGCCAACGGCCCGGCTCGTCGCCCTTTCGATAACCTGATCAGCGCGGCAACCGCGCGCATGGCCGCCTACCTGGTCTGCGAGTCGGTCGCCATCGCCAATACCCGCTTCCCTGCAACACCCGGTGAGCGTACCCACGGCTTTGCCCAACTGGCCCTGCTGGCCCGCCCTCCACGCCTGACCCCCGAGGCCTGGCTGGACATCTGGCGCAACCATCACACGGCAGTGGCCGTGGACACGCAAGCCAACTTCCAGTACGTGCAAAACCTGGTGGTGTCGGCACTGACCCACGGTGCCCCACGGATCGATGCCATCGTCGAAGAATGCTTTCCGCCAGCGGCCATGACCGATCCCATGGCCTTTTTCGATGCGGCGGGCGACGAAGCAAAATTCCAGCGCAACCTGGCGGCGATGATGGACAGTTGCAGCCGCTTCATCGATTTCGACAAGATCGACATACTGCCCACCAGCCAGTACTGCCTGTAG
- a CDS encoding response regulator, with product MARLRTLLERLALLHKLILGFSALLLLVLVLGVQSLRTQQSLKQDMQNLYLQELVGMEHLQEARVQLPHMMQALQRAVGTDSAQIRVESLQQLQDIQERLQQAVARAKVTLRRAENLARLAEFDLLLQQLQRHSDEAFVLIDQGQQNKALVLLNSSEFQQLAQQADGLLYAIAQIKEASIRDTAKDIAEFAEHSTMLTYVLLFGGLSLALLLSWVVSQSIRHPLNRVRVAVDHLAAGQLDQPIPHTDLNNETGDLARAIAKLQTESQQLERQRWIKAHTAQLQVDLQQAETPAELAQVFLQCMAGLHGICQGVLYSAQEDAGTLLLMGRYATDSERPPEAQVKFGDGLLGQCAVDRVPRQFQAMPEQYWRLRSPLGEVPARCLLLQPIVRGERLLGVLELAGLEPLGERELLLLQEATPRLAAAMAILERNQAVKTLLAETRRQANEMAEQALQLEQQAQALESQQSALRATEAWYRGIIEAAPDGMLVVDSEGQILRTNRQLDQLFGYSAGELLGETIDRLVPMASRGRHEALRKGFMAHGETRQMGANLDDLQGVRKDGSLFSAEISLSRLPSLEGGGVCVCASVRDVSERRHLQAALKASEAQLRAVLDSSPVAMVIRDVDGRPTYCNPQFDSLFGTRLAELEGTDPAQFWVDPQAHQRFLEAAAQGAVLNFETTLQRAGGERFDVLVSAITMTLGERGMGANWYFDITDRKTAEAEVQRAREAAEEATRAKSNFLATMSHEIRTPMNAIIGMSYLALRTELDHRQRNYIEKVHRSAEYLLVIINDILDFSRIEAGKMHLEHIPFHLEAVLDGFASMIGLKAEDKGLELLFSTDAELPTALIGDPLRLGQVLINLGNNATKFTEQGEIVLGVEQRGAAGEQAQLHFWVRDTGIGMNAEQCSRLFQPFSQADSTTTRKYGGTGLGLAISRHLVELMGGRIWVESEPGLGSTFHFEVSLGVQRDSHLRRMVTADELLGSRVLVVDDNAAAREILSSMARSFGVEVDVAQSGRAALTMLVDAEAKVLPYDLVLMDWRMPGMDGVETVRQMQAAKLAQTPSVIMVTAFGREEAREEANRYGIHLPVVLTKPVTPSTLLEALGTVLGKIPQADTRASERFGQSAGAMASLRGARLLLVEDNELNRELACELLESAGIELCVAIHGAQALEQLERDADFDGVLMDCQMPVMDGYTATRKIREQPRWATLPVIAMTADAMAGDRERALACGMNDHITKPLNVDDMFATLARWIHPRTDRGAMSPDVSPLASVPLASLPASLPGIDLKAGLGTCMGKVELYLRLLRKFRSSHQAFCAEFLAARGQGDPSATARLAHTLRGTAGNIGAVEVANAAGALEQACLNDGASDGAEQDLADRLVEVERCLTTVLEGLSVFGEPTTSADSSSAPPGSEWHAQLAHVRSLLAESDTQALTALLKLQGLASDPRMSEQLLRVVRQAECFDFDQALELLENLS from the coding sequence ATGGCTCGATTGCGTACCCTGCTTGAGCGCCTCGCGCTGCTTCACAAACTGATCCTGGGTTTTTCAGCGCTGCTGCTGTTGGTGCTGGTGCTCGGCGTGCAAAGCCTGCGCACCCAGCAATCGCTGAAGCAGGACATGCAGAACCTCTATCTGCAGGAACTGGTCGGCATGGAGCACTTGCAGGAAGCACGTGTGCAATTGCCCCATATGATGCAAGCATTGCAGCGCGCAGTGGGCACCGACAGTGCGCAGATTCGCGTCGAGTCCCTGCAGCAGTTGCAGGACATCCAGGAGCGCCTGCAACAGGCGGTGGCCCGCGCCAAAGTGACCCTGCGGCGTGCGGAGAATTTGGCGCGTCTCGCCGAGTTCGACCTGCTGCTGCAACAGTTGCAGCGTCATAGCGACGAGGCCTTTGTACTGATCGACCAAGGCCAGCAGAACAAGGCGTTGGTGCTGCTCAATAGCAGTGAATTCCAGCAACTCGCCCAGCAGGCCGACGGCCTTTTGTACGCGATCGCCCAGATCAAGGAAGCCTCGATTCGCGACACGGCCAAGGACATTGCCGAGTTTGCCGAACACAGCACCATGCTGACCTACGTACTGTTGTTCGGTGGCTTGTCGCTGGCACTGCTGTTGTCCTGGGTCGTCAGCCAGTCGATCCGCCACCCGCTCAACCGGGTGCGGGTGGCGGTAGACCACCTGGCCGCCGGGCAGCTCGATCAACCGATTCCCCACACCGACCTGAACAACGAAACCGGCGATCTGGCGCGGGCCATCGCCAAACTGCAGACAGAGTCCCAACAACTTGAGCGTCAGCGCTGGATCAAGGCCCATACCGCCCAATTGCAGGTCGATCTGCAGCAGGCAGAAACCCCGGCCGAACTGGCGCAGGTGTTCCTGCAATGCATGGCCGGCCTGCACGGAATCTGCCAGGGGGTGCTGTACAGCGCACAGGAGGACGCCGGCACGTTGTTGCTGATGGGGCGCTACGCCACCGACTCCGAGCGGCCACCCGAGGCGCAGGTCAAGTTCGGCGATGGCCTGTTGGGGCAGTGCGCGGTAGATCGCGTGCCCCGTCAGTTTCAGGCGATGCCGGAGCAATACTGGCGCTTGCGTTCGCCCCTTGGCGAGGTCCCGGCCCGTTGCCTGCTGCTGCAACCCATTGTCCGTGGTGAGCGGCTGCTGGGCGTGCTTGAGCTGGCTGGCCTGGAACCCTTGGGCGAGCGTGAATTGCTGCTGTTGCAGGAAGCCACCCCACGCCTGGCCGCGGCCATGGCGATTCTGGAGCGCAATCAGGCGGTCAAGACCCTGTTGGCGGAGACCCGGCGCCAGGCCAATGAAATGGCGGAGCAGGCACTGCAACTGGAGCAGCAGGCGCAGGCGCTCGAATCCCAGCAATCGGCGTTGCGCGCCACCGAGGCCTGGTATCGCGGGATTATCGAAGCGGCGCCGGACGGCATGTTGGTCGTGGATTCCGAAGGGCAAATCCTGCGCACCAATCGCCAACTGGATCAGCTGTTCGGCTATAGCGCTGGTGAGCTGCTCGGCGAGACCATCGATCGTCTGGTGCCGATGGCCAGTCGCGGGCGCCACGAGGCGCTGCGCAAGGGCTTCATGGCCCACGGCGAAACCCGTCAGATGGGGGCCAACCTGGACGACCTGCAAGGCGTGCGCAAAGACGGAAGTCTGTTCTCGGCAGAGATCAGCCTGTCACGTCTGCCGAGCCTGGAAGGGGGCGGAGTCTGCGTGTGCGCGTCGGTGCGCGACGTGAGTGAACGCCGTCATCTGCAGGCGGCACTCAAGGCCAGCGAGGCACAGTTGCGCGCAGTCCTCGACAGCAGCCCGGTGGCCATGGTGATCAGGGACGTCGACGGCCGTCCGACCTACTGCAATCCGCAGTTCGACAGTCTGTTCGGGACTCGTCTGGCTGAACTCGAAGGCACGGACCCGGCGCAGTTCTGGGTCGACCCGCAGGCACACCAGCGCTTTCTCGAAGCAGCAGCGCAAGGTGCAGTGCTGAACTTCGAGACCACCCTGCAGCGTGCTGGAGGCGAGCGCTTCGACGTACTGGTTTCGGCCATCACGATGACGCTGGGGGAGCGGGGCATGGGGGCCAATTGGTACTTTGACATCACCGACCGCAAGACCGCTGAGGCCGAGGTGCAGCGCGCACGGGAGGCCGCGGAAGAGGCGACCCGGGCCAAGAGCAACTTCCTGGCCACCATGAGCCACGAGATCCGCACACCGATGAACGCCATCATCGGCATGAGCTACCTGGCCTTGCGCACCGAACTCGACCACCGCCAGCGCAACTACATCGAAAAGGTCCATCGCTCGGCGGAATACCTGTTGGTGATCATCAACGACATCCTCGACTTCTCCAGGATCGAGGCCGGCAAGATGCACCTGGAGCACATTCCCTTCCACCTCGAGGCCGTGCTCGACGGCTTTGCCAGCATGATTGGCCTCAAAGCCGAGGACAAAGGCCTGGAGTTGCTGTTCAGCACCGATGCCGAACTGCCGACCGCCTTGATCGGCGATCCGTTGCGTCTTGGCCAGGTGCTGATCAACCTGGGCAACAATGCGACGAAGTTCACCGAGCAGGGCGAGATCGTGCTCGGCGTAGAGCAGCGGGGCGCGGCAGGAGAGCAGGCGCAGTTGCATTTCTGGGTACGTGACACTGGCATCGGCATGAACGCCGAGCAATGCTCGCGCCTGTTTCAACCCTTCAGCCAGGCCGATAGCACCACCACCCGCAAATACGGTGGCACCGGGTTGGGCCTGGCCATCTCCCGGCATCTGGTGGAATTGATGGGCGGGCGCATTTGGGTAGAGAGCGAACCGGGCCTGGGTTCCACTTTCCATTTCGAAGTGAGCCTGGGGGTGCAGCGCGACAGTCATCTACGGCGCATGGTGACCGCCGACGAGTTGCTCGGCAGCCGTGTGCTGGTGGTCGATGACAACGCCGCCGCGCGCGAGATCCTCTCCAGCATGGCGCGCAGTTTTGGCGTGGAGGTGGACGTCGCGCAAAGTGGCCGGGCCGCACTGACCATGCTGGTGGACGCCGAAGCGAAAGTGCTGCCCTATGACCTGGTGCTGATGGATTGGCGCATGCCAGGCATGGACGGTGTGGAAACGGTGCGGCAGATGCAGGCCGCCAAACTGGCACAAACGCCGTCGGTGATCATGGTCACTGCCTTCGGTCGCGAGGAGGCCCGCGAAGAGGCCAACCGGTACGGTATTCACTTGCCGGTGGTACTGACCAAACCGGTAACGCCGTCTACGTTGCTTGAGGCGCTGGGCACGGTGCTCGGCAAGATTCCCCAGGCCGATACCCGGGCCAGTGAGCGATTCGGCCAAAGCGCCGGCGCCATGGCCAGCCTGCGTGGCGCGCGACTGCTGTTGGTGGAAGACAATGAGCTGAACCGCGAGCTGGCCTGTGAACTGCTGGAGAGCGCCGGGATCGAGCTGTGCGTGGCCATTCACGGCGCGCAAGCGCTCGAGCAACTGGAGCGTGACGCAGACTTCGATGGTGTGTTGATGGACTGCCAGATGCCGGTGATGGACGGTTATACTGCGACCCGCAAGATACGTGAGCAGCCCCGCTGGGCGACTCTGCCGGTGATCGCCATGACTGCCGACGCCATGGCGGGGGACCGTGAGCGGGCGCTGGCCTGCGGCATGAACGACCACATCACCAAACCCTTGAACGTCGACGACATGTTCGCCACGTTGGCCAGGTGGATACATCCACGAACTGATCGTGGCGCGATGTCGCCCGACGTTTCGCCGCTCGCCTCGGTACCGTTGGCGAGCCTGCCGGCCAGCCTTCCCGGTATTGATTTGAAAGCGGGTCTGGGTACCTGCATGGGCAAGGTCGAACTCTATCTGCGCTTGCTGCGCAAGTTCCGCTCCAGCCACCAGGCTTTTTGCGCCGAGTTCCTGGCTGCCCGAGGCCAGGGCGATCCTTCGGCGACGGCCAGGCTGGCCCATACCCTGCGCGGTACGGCGGGCAACATCGGTGCCGTTGAAGTGGCGAACGCAGCCGGCGCGCTGGAGCAGGCCTGCCTGAACGATGGGGCGAGCGATGGGGCGGAGCAGGACCTGGCTGACCGGCTGGTGGAGGTTGAGCGTTGCCTGACAACGGTGCTGGAAGGCTTATCGGTATTCGGCGAGCCGACAACGTCCGCAGACTCATCAAGCGCGCCACCGGGCAGCGAATGGCATGCGCAATTGGCCCACGTCCGGTCTCTGCTGGCCGAGAGCGACACCCAGGCGCTGACCGCCTTGCTCAAACTGCAGGGGCTGGCTTCAGACCCGCGGATGAGCGAGCAGTTGCTTCGGGTTGTGCGGCAAGCGGAGTGCTTCGATTTCGATCAGGCGCTGGAGTTGCTGGAAAACCTGTCCTGA
- a CDS encoding dipeptidase: MDFSLKHLAATTLVLASLSSFTTAAHANITPQQSAIILKTFSDASVKDFRQFLGSLAKSDIAKTDDLGPAIRAFLGNKTLSAEQQNEIHRLLGLYARVKYGSAATETLKELVAIPTVRVEGVDQHDNPEFLKIAEKIKGLAQAFNLNFRNIDNRVYEISLEGSGDEVVGIHAHADVVPVTPENWVLQDGTRLDPFKVTLIGDRMYGRGTEDDKNGIVVALYAMKIIKEEKLPLARNFKLLVDTTEETTGDAIPYYFERNPTPNYNLALDGGYPVVIAEKGYGTVMASFAKRAAQGKGAEITSMTGGLATNQIPSTSVATLVTDKPAELAASLQKAGTEYAKRNGGNFEVAAKVDGKGVKLTVTGVSAHSSEPESGVNPVARMLDFISGLDGKVALKHNQITDAARYAADNWGLDYLGGKLGVGFADEFMGPLTTSLTYVGMDDKAFKLAVNLRVPKGKSPEVLKSEIAAKLDAWSKKTRIAPAFDLSIAEPMYRNPEGEWVKALLAVASENLGMEHKFGTSAGATSVHELPNGVQFGLAMPDVKYTGHNDNEFKTTEQFMLDLQIVTEMMGRIGQLPKL; encoded by the coding sequence ATGGATTTTTCCCTCAAGCACCTGGCTGCGACCACCCTGGTGCTCGCCAGCCTTTCGTCGTTCACCACCGCTGCCCACGCCAACATCACCCCGCAACAGAGTGCGATCATCCTCAAGACCTTCAGTGATGCGTCGGTCAAGGATTTCCGGCAGTTCCTGGGAAGCCTGGCCAAGAGCGATATCGCCAAGACCGACGACCTCGGCCCGGCCATCCGTGCCTTCCTCGGCAACAAGACGCTTAGCGCTGAGCAGCAAAACGAAATCCATCGTTTGCTTGGCCTCTATGCCCGGGTGAAATACGGCAGCGCGGCCACCGAAACCCTGAAGGAGCTGGTGGCCATTCCGACCGTGCGCGTGGAAGGTGTTGACCAGCACGACAACCCCGAATTCCTCAAGATCGCCGAGAAGATCAAGGGCCTGGCCCAGGCGTTCAACCTGAATTTTCGCAACATCGACAACCGCGTCTACGAGATCTCCCTGGAAGGCAGCGGCGATGAAGTCGTGGGCATCCACGCCCATGCCGATGTGGTGCCGGTGACGCCGGAAAACTGGGTGTTGCAGGACGGCACCCGCCTCGATCCGTTCAAGGTCACCCTGATCGGCGATCGCATGTATGGCCGCGGCACCGAGGATGACAAGAACGGCATCGTGGTGGCGCTGTACGCCATGAAGATCATCAAGGAAGAGAAGCTGCCGCTGGCCCGCAACTTCAAGCTGCTGGTGGACACCACCGAAGAGACCACGGGCGACGCCATCCCCTACTACTTCGAACGCAACCCCACGCCCAACTACAACCTGGCGCTGGATGGCGGCTACCCGGTGGTGATCGCCGAGAAAGGCTACGGCACGGTCATGGCCAGCTTCGCCAAGCGCGCAGCGCAAGGCAAAGGCGCAGAAATCACCTCGATGACCGGCGGCCTGGCCACCAACCAGATTCCGTCGACATCGGTCGCGACCCTGGTGACCGACAAGCCCGCCGAACTGGCCGCCAGCCTGCAAAAGGCCGGCACCGAGTATGCCAAGCGCAATGGCGGCAATTTCGAGGTCGCCGCCAAGGTCGACGGCAAGGGCGTCAAACTGACGGTCACCGGTGTGTCCGCCCACTCCTCCGAGCCCGAGTCAGGCGTCAACCCGGTGGCCAGGATGCTCGACTTCATCAGTGGCCTCGACGGCAAGGTCGCGCTCAAGCACAACCAGATCACGGACGCCGCCCGCTACGCCGCCGACAACTGGGGGCTGGACTACCTGGGTGGCAAGTTGGGGGTCGGTTTTGCCGATGAATTCATGGGCCCGCTGACCACGTCCCTGACCTATGTCGGGATGGATGACAAAGCCTTCAAGCTCGCGGTCAACCTGCGCGTGCCGAAGGGCAAATCCCCGGAAGTGCTCAAGTCCGAAATCGCCGCAAAGCTGGACGCCTGGAGCAAGAAGACCCGCATCGCACCGGCCTTCGACCTGTCGATTGCCGAACCGATGTACCGCAACCCCGAGGGTGAATGGGTCAAGGCCCTGCTCGCGGTGGCCAGCGAAAACCTCGGCATGGAACACAAGTTCGGAACCTCCGCCGGCGCCACCTCCGTGCATGAACTGCCCAACGGCGTGCAATTCGGCCTGGCCATGCCGGACGTCAAATACACCGGCCACAACGACAACGAGTTCAAGACCACCGAGCAGTTCATGCTGGACTTGCAGATCGTGACCGAGATGATGGGCCGCATCGGGCAATTGCCGAAACTGTGA
- a CDS encoding two-component system response regulator, giving the protein MSAEQSHYSPPTLLVVDDTPDNLMLMTDLLKDRYRVKAANSGEKALRVLQGDTLPDLILLDVMMPGLSGHEVAQQLKRDPRTRDIPIIFLTAMAATEDEIHGLELGAVDYITKPIRPALVLARVDTQLKLKAAADFLRDHNDYLEKEVERRTREVIAIQDVAIQAMASLAETRDNETGNHIRRTQHYIKVLAEHLRDHPRFSHFLTEDTIQLLFKSAPLHDIGKIGIPDHILLKPGRYTEEEFEIMKTHTTLGRDAIQHAEDQLGIRAEFLSLAKEIAYSHQEKWDGSGYPQGLAGDDIPVSARLMAVADVYDALISRRVYKAGMPHAQAVEIIRQGRGTHFDPDICDAFMDCLEQFQTIAERFADTDQDMAGKRAALERLGQTP; this is encoded by the coding sequence ATGAGCGCCGAACAGAGTCATTACAGTCCGCCGACCCTGCTGGTGGTCGATGACACGCCCGATAACCTGATGTTGATGACGGATCTGCTCAAGGATCGCTACCGGGTCAAGGCCGCCAATAGCGGTGAAAAGGCTTTGCGCGTACTGCAGGGCGACACGCTCCCGGACCTGATCCTGCTTGACGTGATGATGCCCGGGCTGTCCGGCCATGAAGTGGCGCAGCAGCTCAAGCGCGACCCGCGTACCCGCGACATTCCGATCATATTTCTGACGGCCATGGCCGCGACCGAAGATGAGATCCATGGCCTGGAGCTAGGGGCCGTCGACTACATCACCAAACCGATCAGGCCGGCGCTGGTCCTGGCGCGGGTGGATACCCAGCTCAAGCTCAAGGCGGCGGCAGACTTCCTGCGTGATCACAATGACTATCTGGAAAAGGAAGTGGAGCGCCGGACTCGGGAGGTGATTGCGATCCAGGATGTGGCCATACAGGCCATGGCTTCACTGGCCGAGACCCGCGATAACGAAACCGGCAACCATATCCGGCGCACCCAGCATTACATCAAGGTGCTGGCGGAGCATCTGCGTGATCATCCGCGCTTCAGCCACTTTCTCACCGAGGACACCATCCAGTTACTGTTCAAGTCGGCGCCGCTGCACGACATCGGCAAGATCGGCATTCCCGACCATATCCTCCTCAAGCCTGGACGCTATACCGAGGAAGAGTTCGAGATCATGAAGACTCATACAACGCTGGGGCGTGACGCCATCCAGCATGCCGAGGATCAGCTCGGCATTCGCGCCGAGTTCCTCAGCCTGGCCAAGGAAATTGCCTACAGTCACCAGGAAAAATGGGACGGCAGTGGCTATCCGCAAGGGCTGGCGGGTGACGACATCCCCGTCAGCGCCCGGTTGATGGCGGTGGCGGATGTCTACGACGCCTTGATCAGTCGTCGGGTCTATAAAGCGGGGATGCCCCACGCGCAGGCCGTCGAGATTATTCGTCAGGGGCGGGGCACGCACTTCGACCCCGATATCTGCGATGCCTTCATGGATTGCCTCGAGCAGTTCCAGACCATTGCCGAGCGTTTCGCCGATACCGACCAGGACATGGCCGGCAAGCGGGCGGCCCTGGAGCGTCTCGGGCAGACTCCGTGA